CGTGTTCATCGAGACCTTGTTCGTAGGACAGGACTGTGAGGGCGCCCGCTGCGATCCGGATATCTACATTCAATCCGGATATCTACAGATGATGCATGAAGATCAGGGAGTAACGCAAAACTATGCTGAGAGAAGCCGGTGACGGCTACTTCCCGGCATAGTAGCCGTCGCGGGTCTGGACGACGAGACCTTTCTGATGGATGTCTACCGCGACCTGATGGTAGCCGTTCGAAGCTGCGTCCTGGGCGGGGGTGTAACCGAGGCGGTACTGTGCTCGAAGCTCTTCCGCTATCTGGTTATAGATCTGAGCGACGTCTTGATTTTTCTTTACCTCGAAGAGACGGCCACCAGTCTCCTGTGCCATGCGTTCGAGGATCTTCTTTCCGTCGACCTTGCTCTGGCTGGGATAGTTCCCCCCATTGCCACCCCCATTGCCCCCTCCGGGATAGCCGCCGCGGCCGCCGGGGTAGCCACCACCAGGATATCCGCCCCCGGGGAAGCCACCGCCAGGGTAGCCACCACGACCGTGCTGAGGGTTATTGTTCTGCGGATGAGACTCTTCCCCTTTGAAATAAATGGCATAGATGATGGTGTCGGCTCGCTGGGCGGCTTCGATGGATCGCACGAGATTCTCCTTGCTGTTTCGATCTACACCATCTGAGAGAATGATCAGGGCTTTGCGGCCTGTCTGCTTACTCATCAGCTCGTCGGAAGCCAAAAAGAGAGCATCATAAAGAACGGTCCCTCCCCGGCTGTGGCTGCGGCTGTCGCTATCGTCATCAGCGGAGGCGGGGGCGGGAGTATCGATCTCTTTCAGAGCCCTTTGGAGCAGCGGGCGCGAAGTCGTTAAGTCCTGCAACAGCTCCGTTTGACGCGCAAACTGGACGATGAAGGCCTGATCCTTCGGGTTGGTCAGCATCTGATCGAGGAAGGTACTGCTCGCGGTGCGTTCTTCGTCCAGGACACCGCGCTGGGACTGGCTGGTGTCGACGAGGAGGCCGAGGGTGAGCGGGAGGTTAGTGTCCTTGTCGAAGTACCGGATGGTCTGGGCCTTACCGTCCACCTGAAGGGTGAAGTCATCCTTGGTAAGGTTCTGGATAAGTGCTCCCTTTTTGTCACGTACGACCACGGGAAGATTGACCAGCCGGGCGTCGACGGCGATCGTCGCTGCCGTGGTGGAAGGGGACTGATCGGGCGGAGAGGTTTTTTGTTGTGCGGCGATGCTCGGAATGCGCAGGCCGGAGGCGAGTAAGACAACGACCATAACAAGAGGCCGGAGCAGGTGGGGGGCGATCATGTGAGTTTAGACGACACCGGGTGGGTGGGGTTTCAAACTGGAGTCGTTTGACCTGACGTTTTTGCTGACGAGAAATCTCTGACTTGCTACTATCGATTCATCGTTCAATCTGCTCTTCCGCATTCCGGTTTCTCTGATTCAAGTGAACCGCTTGCAGAACGAAAATCCTCGGCTCGTGGAGTCTTTGCGCCCTCGGCTCTGGAGCCGTTTGCAATCGCCAGCGGATCTTCGTAACTTTAACGGCCGCGTTTCCTGAAGAAGCAGGCGAAAGATAGGTGGAGTTGCTCTGCGCGATAAGGTGTTAGACAGCTCTCCTTGCAGTATGCTGACAGCGTTGGGAAAATGCTGGAACGAGAATGCAATGGACATAAGCAAGAGCGTTGGCGAAGCGTCGCTCGATGTAGAGCTGGCTCATTGTGCTGCTCCTGAAGTCACAGATACACACTCGCGCTCCGGGCCCATTCACTGGCGACACCTGATCGCTACGTTCTTTATTCTGCTGCTTTTTTCCTGGCTGGGGATTGTGCTTTCGAGACAGTCGGATGGAGTTGCGACGATTTGGTTCACCAACGGACTTTTGTTTGCGCTGGTGGTTACGCGCCCAAAAAAAACCTGGATCCCTTATTTCATTGCGGGTTTCTTGGCCGATACGCTGGCCGATGTGATCTACGGCGACCCGTTGCGGCTGGCGATCGGCGTGTCGGTAGCCAACTCGGTGGAAGTAATCACCTCATCTGTGCTGTTG
This Tunturibacter gelidoferens DNA region includes the following protein-coding sequences:
- a CDS encoding VWA domain-containing protein, with product MIAPHLLRPLVMVVVLLASGLRIPSIAAQQKTSPPDQSPSTTAATIAVDARLVNLPVVVRDKKGALIQNLTKDDFTLQVDGKAQTIRYFDKDTNLPLTLGLLVDTSQSQRGVLDEERTASSTFLDQMLTNPKDQAFIVQFARQTELLQDLTTSRPLLQRALKEIDTPAPASADDDSDSRSHSRGGTVLYDALFLASDELMSKQTGRKALIILSDGVDRNSKENLVRSIEAAQRADTIIYAIYFKGEESHPQNNNPQHGRGGYPGGGFPGGGYPGGGYPGGRGGYPGGGNGGGNGGNYPSQSKVDGKKILERMAQETGGRLFEVKKNQDVAQIYNQIAEELRAQYRLGYTPAQDAASNGYHQVAVDIHQKGLVVQTRDGYYAGK